TTCTTTAGAGAAACAAACTCCGGATTATCAAGAGGCCTTCAACCTGCTTTTTAAGACTGTCGTCTACACCACAGAACTTGCTTTAAAGCACATGAAAGAGAATAAATGGGGTAGAATAATAAACGTAGCTTCGGTATCGGTAAAAGAGCCTTTATCGTATTTAGCCCTCTCTAATACCATTAGGGCTGCGGTGGTCACTTGGGCCAAAACGTTGGCGACAGACGTGGGGCCGTTCAACATAACCGCAAACAGCATTCTTACGGGCTATTTTGATACGGAGCGTATTGCACAATTGAACTCGAAAAAAGCCGAACAATTAGGTATTTCTGAAGATGAAGTTTTAGCGGATATGGAGTCCAAAGTACCGGTGAAACGCATAGGTGACCCCAAAGAATACGGATATCTTGTTGCTTTTCTAGCTTCGGATAACGCGGCCTACATAACAGGTACACAAATTCCGATTGACGGGGGCCTTTTAAAAAGTTTATAAACCGGCTTCGCTACGAAGCTATAATGAGCAGGGAGATAAAAAGAAAAAGGAGTATAAAAGCGGATTTCAGGGAAGAAGCCCAGGTATCAAGAAAATTATTATCCATCATATAGGTTTTAATTCATACCAAAAGTAGGCTTGTGAAAATGGCGTAATGGTTTTTAAAAACTTAAGTTTTGACGCATATGAAATCCAAAAGCATATTTATAAGTTTTCTCTTATTTTAAGAAAGGTTAATTACCTAACCCAACCCTACCGTTCCCTCATTCATCATTTTTATTGGC
This genomic interval from Zobellia roscoffensis contains the following:
- a CDS encoding SDR family oxidoreductase; translation: MNISLEKKRALVGGSSGGIGKAIAQQLAESGASVTLMSHSEEKLKKIVAELPTNETQKHGYLVVDFSDFHGYRETIFKFFESNSIDILVNNTQGPDAGSSLEKQTPDYQEAFNLLFKTVVYTTELALKHMKENKWGRIINVASVSVKEPLSYLALSNTIRAAVVTWAKTLATDVGPFNITANSILTGYFDTERIAQLNSKKAEQLGISEDEVLADMESKVPVKRIGDPKEYGYLVAFLASDNAAYITGTQIPIDGGLLKSL